Below is a window of Rattus norvegicus strain BN/NHsdMcwi chromosome 5, GRCr8, whole genome shotgun sequence DNA.
GACACATCTGAGAGTGACGACAATCCTTTGTCCGTTTGAGGCACTTTCCACCATCGAATTCCTCCCAGGGACCCTTAATCACAAAGCCCCAAACGAGCTACCTCAAAGTTGCCCAGCAGGGTACGGCTGACAGCAGGGGTGGGAAAGGGGGAGGCACTGGGAGGGCTCAGCAGGCCTGGCCCCTTCCGGAGAGTTCGAAGGGAGCTTCTGGTAAAAGAAGGGACACAGTGGTTGGCTTGAGTCTTCTGAGTGTCCCTGTCTCCAGTCCTTGGGTGTTCCCTACTACATATAGTGTTGGAAAAAACTACAGACTTCTGCCTTTGCTTTCATGACCAGGGGAGAGGGAGCACCTGATTACTTACAGCTTCAGGCGACGGGCGCCCTTCAGCCTCCGCCCCATGGGACTGCGGTCTGTTGGGTCCTATGGTGAAAATATTGAGAACAGAGACTTCGTGTGAAAGCCAGACATAGTTTGGGACAAGGACATATTAGAAGTCCTCAGAAGAATATCTCAAATGGTCTCCTCCACCTTCACCTACACAGTGCCTACTTAGGAGTAGATGAGAGTAGGCTAGTGTGTAAACATATAAGATggcacttaggaggtggaggcaagaggaggaactcatccttggctacatagagagtttgaaGTCACTCTAGGCTATCTAAGgctttgtctcagaaaacaaaaccaggagactGGAGATCTAGCTCGGAGTTTGCAGTGTCTGTGTAACAGGCacacagccctgggttcaatctacACCCAATCTACAGTACACATACACTAACTAGGTGTGCTGGCGCGTGCCTTTTCTGATTCCAACACTACACCTGGAAGGTGAAGTAGTTCCAGGTCACTCTGGCAACCCCAGGTTTGCCTGGAATACATAGGACCATGTCtccaaagagagaaaaggaaagaaaagaaatagacaaaCTTATTCCCTGGCTTACCAAAACAGGCTCCTTGGGCCCAGGCAGCAGGTGGCTCCAGAAGGGTGTGGCTTTGGCATCAGAACTATTGGCAGCAAGAGGGCAGCCCAGGGTTCCCCGGCGCCTCCGAGGGGCTGGTCCCTCATCTTCAGAGCTGACATCAAGGGCTTCTCCAGCAGGCAGCAGCCTTCGCTTGGTGGGGCAGGGGCCTGGAGGTCCAGGGCCAGGGGGTGTGTGCTCGGGACTGTGCCCATTGGCAGTTCCATGGGACTCCCTAGGCCAAGGGTTGCTCCCGTTGCCCACCCTAGCCACTGGGCTCTTACCCCCTATTTGTGCAAGATTGTGCAAATCAGTGTCAAGTGTGTGCAGCTGGCCTGAAGGGGCTGGCCCTGGAGACTCCCCCAGGCACCCCTGTCCCCCTTGATCTGGGAAAGCCCAGTCTCTGGTGTGCAAAGTATTGCAGGAAGCATTTGATGAGGGCCAGGGGGTACTCTGGGTCCCTGAAGTCCAAGATGAGGTGGCACTACCTCCTTGTTCCACAACACGGAGGCCATGGTGGGAGAAATGCTGGCTAGCCACACCCAGTCCCAGACCCAGTCCCTCTGGGCTCACGAGTCCCACAGTAGATGGTTCTTCGGGGGGTAGTCCCTCTCTGGCCCCCAGCCCAGGGCCTCTCTTCAGCTCCCGGGGACCCTCAGTGGAAGGGGCCGGCCGCTTCAGAGCCCTAGGAGGCTCGGAGACGCCAGCTGAAGGGGAAAAGATGGATACCTGGTAGACCCCGGGGGATGTTGCCCCCCCTGCTGGGCTGTAGCCCATGAGCAGGCCACCCTGGAGGGTCCCCTGTGTGACTGGAGGCTGTGAAGGGCCAGCCTCTGGCTCTGAGGATGGAGACAGCTCCGCCTGCACGTGGCGCATGAAGCCCCCCTTGGGTCAGGGGGGCCCCCCCACACGGCCTTTATGCTGGGCCTGGGCTGGGAGGCCTGGGGACATCTgtaggaaagaaaaacaggaggtCAGGAGAATCAAGGAGTCTTCTTTCTTCCAGCAGAGTTTCagatcctccctctctcctcaacAGATGACTTTGAGCAATTTGTTGGGGGTAAAGTTGTCCAAATCCCTGGACAGACCAATGAAAGTCAGAGACCACTCTCGGAACTCCTGGGAGGGGCACACCTTCTCTTCCAGTTTCCTACTGGACTTGCAATAcacccctcccctctttcctggAAGTTACCCCGATGAAGAAGCCTCAAGCCTGGGCGTGTGTCCTCTTTTCCTGTCTGATGTCTTGTCCCTCTAGCTTGCAGTCTGGTCCATGCCCACTGCACCGGCAAGGTGACTGCCACCATTCCGCGCAGCTCCTGGGCTCAGTTGGACCCTGAGGGAAAAGAGGAAATATAAGCTGGGATCCCTGCAGCCAATGGTAAGATCCCCCCAACACTAATATGGGCTACTATATCGGCACATACACCAAGATATCTTCCCGCTTTGGGATAAACTCTTCAGGAATAGAAGGGGCAGGCTGGAGACCTAGGGCACATGCATAAGAATTGGGCTACCTGAGGACTCAACACAGAAGCAAGTCTTGGCTGACTGTCTTAAGGATGTGAGAAATGAGTAGAGGCAAGATGAACCACTTGTCAAGGCCTCCATCTTGGGAAGTGGCTCTGCatagtggggtgggggagggggggaggggtaAGATGCCTCAAAGATCAGAGAGATTCCATGTCAGCTAGTAGGTGGACAGGGTAACAGTGTTCTTCTCTTACTCAAGGCCCTCCAATTACACAACTCATCTCCATATGTCTATACAAAGGGGCAAGTGCGACTCCAGAGTGCTAagagcagaggtcatgcagataGGCACACCCCATCACACAACTACAAACCCCAAGTCAGCTCCAGGCCAGCCCTTCACACTTAAAATACTAACTTTCCCCAGAAATCTGTCTTTTtaacagagaaaagaaatccaAAGCGGGGCAGTGGTGGTGCTGGGATTGGTGGTGCTCACCTCTAATCCCAGGactgggaaggtagaggcaggccggtctctttgagttcaaggccagcctggtctacagagagagtttcaggatggccagggctatacagagaaaccctgttaccttcaccccctaacccctccacccccaaaaaagaaaaacaaaaaaaaacaaaaaaagaaatctagggctggagagatggctcagcggttaagagcacccgactgctcttccagaggtcatgagttcaattcccagcaaccacatggtggctcacaaccatctgtaaagagatccgatgccctcttctggtgtatctgaagacagctacagtgtacttatatataataaataaataaatctttaaaaaaaaaaaaagaaatctaaccAAAAACAagggatggaaggagagaactgtcaGAAGGCACTTTATagttcccacccctccccccaggccCTGCAAACCAGAGATAAGGAAGCAGCAAGCAGTCAACTAGAAACAACTGGAGTATctccccatgcccctccccc
It encodes the following:
- the Atosb gene encoding atos homolog protein B isoform X2, with product MRHVQAELSPSSEPEAGPSQPPVTQGTLQGGLLMGYSPAGGATSPGVYQVSIFSPSAGVSEPPRALKRPAPSTEGPRELKRGPGLGAREGLPPEEPSTVGLVSPEGLGLGLGVASQHFSHHGLRVVEQGGSATSSWTSGTQSTPWPSSNASCNTLHTRDWAFPDQGGQGCLGESPGPAPSGQLHTLDTDLHNLAQIGGKSPVARVGNGSNPWPRESHGTANGHSPEHTPPGPGPPGPCPTKRRLLPAGEALDVSSEDEGPAPRRRRGTLGCPLAANSSDAKATPFWSHLLPGPKEPVLDPTDRSPMGRRLKGARRLKLSLRTLRKGPGLLSPPSASPFPTPAVSRTLLGNFEESLLRGRFAPSGHIEGFTAEIGASGSYCPQHVTLPVTVTFFDVSEQNAPAPFLGVVDLNPLGRKGYSVPKVGTIQVTLFNPNQTVVKMFLVTFDFSDMPAAHMTFLRHRLFLVPVGEEGNVSPTHRLLCYLLHLRFRSSRSGRLSLHGDIRLLFSRRSLELDTGLPYELQAVTEAPHNPRYSPLP
- the Atosb gene encoding atos homolog protein B isoform X1; translation: MRHVQAELSPSSEPEAGPSQPPVTQGTLQGGLLMGYSPAGGATSPGVYQVSIFSPSAGVSEPPRALKRPAPSTEGPRELKRGPGLGAREGLPPEEPSTVGLVSPEGLGLGLGVASQHFSHHGLRVVEQGGSATSSWTSGTQSTPWPSSNASCNTLHTRDWAFPDQGGQGCLGESPGPAPSGQLHTLDTDLHNLAQIGGKSPVARVGNGSNPWPRESHGTANGHSPEHTPPGPGPPGPCPTKRRLLPAGEALDVSSEDEGPAPRRRRGTLGCPLAANSSDAKATPFWSHLLPGPKEPVLDPTDRSPMGRRLKGARRLKLSSLRTLRKGPGLLSPPSASPFPTPAVSRTLLGNFEESLLRGRFAPSGHIEGFTAEIGASGSYCPQHVTLPVTVTFFDVSEQNAPAPFLGVVDLNPLGRKGYSVPKVGTIQVTLFNPNQTVVKMFLVTFDFSDMPAAHMTFLRHRLFLVPVGEEGNVSPTHRLLCYLLHLRFRSSRSGRLSLHGDIRLLFSRRSLELDTGLPYELQAVTEAPHNPRYSPLP